The proteins below are encoded in one region of Microbacterium pygmaeum:
- a CDS encoding DUF2207 family protein, producing MGTVLRVFVGAVLALVLSLLAACSASVSLETDADSSDFVSTDLDDFSFQSLDVQYTLGREDDGSSTLLVVERFVALFPDYDQNRGMRRSIPESTVGPHSPRLISITDGDGNPRPSETESEDGVFSMTSRADDYVHGEQTYVFTYLLENVTVRTDAGVDEFYWNVPGTDSPQPFGPVTARTIIPPELAGRMTGGLGCYVGSAGSTQTCSIAEDDGADTTGAVVQASTDSLSPYQTMTFAIGFDEGTFTPFDPSYLASPWGWLQAVGGLGLLGSIVYAVVVRRRRLSDGRGRPTIIAEYTPPRQVDALESAVLLGRTTKAIPAEVLEQAVVGSIRIVEGEKKLFGGVKLKAQLIDPTLADGDGKLLLGGLFPALEPGTEYEFGQTDTRFSSAAQNILALAAKELVTRGLRREVPFTDRVAPVLASLVAAAVVFVCGVFAVTASVEPLIPILLMVAAGLTVFIVSLVVSRVPLTAEGAEVRDHLAGLKVFIEWAEADRIRMLQSPSGAERVRIDPADPAEMLKLYEVLLPYAVVFGQEKQWAEHLAVLYGSDNSPGWYAGSSAFSAASFSSGISSLSATSSSSSSSGGSSGGGSAGGGGGGGGTGGV from the coding sequence GACCGACGCGGACAGCTCGGATTTCGTCTCGACCGACCTCGACGACTTCTCGTTCCAGAGCCTCGATGTCCAGTACACGCTCGGCCGCGAGGACGACGGCTCGAGCACGCTCCTGGTCGTCGAACGCTTCGTGGCGCTCTTCCCCGACTACGACCAGAACCGGGGCATGCGCCGCAGCATCCCGGAATCCACCGTCGGCCCGCACTCCCCGCGACTGATCTCGATCACCGACGGCGACGGGAACCCGCGTCCGTCCGAGACGGAGTCGGAGGACGGGGTGTTCTCGATGACCTCGCGAGCCGATGACTATGTGCACGGCGAGCAGACGTACGTGTTCACCTACCTGCTGGAGAACGTCACGGTGCGCACCGATGCCGGTGTCGACGAGTTCTACTGGAACGTGCCGGGGACCGATTCGCCGCAGCCCTTCGGTCCGGTCACCGCCCGCACGATCATTCCGCCCGAGCTCGCCGGTCGCATGACCGGAGGTCTCGGCTGCTACGTCGGCTCCGCGGGGTCGACGCAGACGTGTTCGATCGCGGAAGACGACGGCGCGGATACGACCGGCGCGGTGGTGCAGGCATCCACCGATTCGCTCTCCCCCTACCAGACCATGACGTTCGCCATCGGCTTCGACGAGGGCACGTTCACGCCCTTCGACCCGTCGTACCTGGCGTCGCCCTGGGGGTGGCTGCAGGCGGTCGGAGGGCTCGGCCTTCTCGGTTCGATCGTGTACGCCGTCGTCGTTCGCCGGCGGCGCTTGTCCGACGGTCGCGGCCGCCCGACGATCATCGCCGAGTACACCCCGCCGCGTCAGGTCGATGCGCTCGAGAGTGCGGTGCTGCTCGGACGGACCACCAAGGCGATCCCGGCCGAAGTGCTCGAGCAGGCGGTGGTCGGGAGCATCCGGATCGTCGAGGGGGAGAAGAAGCTCTTCGGCGGGGTCAAGCTCAAGGCGCAGCTGATCGATCCCACGCTCGCGGACGGCGACGGCAAGCTGCTCCTGGGCGGACTGTTCCCGGCCCTCGAGCCGGGGACCGAGTACGAGTTCGGTCAGACCGACACCCGGTTCTCGTCGGCGGCGCAGAACATCCTCGCCCTGGCGGCGAAGGAGCTCGTGACCCGCGGACTCCGCCGCGAGGTGCCGTTTACCGACCGCGTGGCCCCGGTGCTGGCCTCGCTCGTCGCCGCAGCCGTGGTGTTCGTGTGCGGTGTGTTCGCTGTCACCGCCTCGGTCGAGCCGCTGATCCCGATCCTGCTCATGGTTGCCGCGGGCCTGACCGTCTTCATCGTGTCGCTGGTCGTGTCGCGGGTGCCGCTCACGGCCGAGGGCGCGGAGGTACGCGATCATCTCGCCGGTTTGAAGGTCTTCATCGAGTGGGCCGAGGCGGACCGGATCCGCATGCTGCAGTCGCCCTCCGGCGCCGAGCGCGTGCGCATCGATCCGGCCGACCCCGCCGAGATGCTGAAGCTGTACGAGGTCCTGCTGCCCTACGCCGTGGTGTTCGGTCAGGAGAAGCAGTGGGCCGAGCACCTGGCCGTCCTCTACGGCTCCGACAACTCGCCGGGCTGGTACGCCGGCTCATCCGCTTTCAGTGCGGCATCGTTCTCCTCCGGGATCAGCTCGCTGTCGGCGACGTCGTCCTCATCTTCGAGTTCGGGCGGGTCCAGCGGCGGCGGATCAGCGGGCGGCGGCGGCGGAGGCGGCGGCACCGGCGGAGTCTGA
- a CDS encoding HNH endonuclease, whose product MAVPQTRRARAARKRRRRMDAADNDLTPAQWAAIREVWGGCAYCGADAAALQRDCVLPLSRGGRYTIENIVPACRSCNASKSNDEVTGWLRRKKLDERAFLLRHRAFLDSLARGPEAGSPA is encoded by the coding sequence ATGGCCGTACCGCAGACCCGCCGCGCTCGCGCCGCCCGCAAGCGCAGGCGCCGCATGGACGCTGCCGACAACGACCTCACGCCGGCGCAGTGGGCGGCGATCCGCGAGGTGTGGGGCGGCTGCGCCTACTGCGGTGCGGATGCCGCGGCGTTGCAGCGCGACTGCGTGCTGCCGCTCTCCCGCGGCGGGCGGTACACGATCGAGAACATCGTCCCGGCGTGCCGGTCGTGCAACGCCAGCAAGTCCAACGACGAGGTCACGGGGTGGCTGCGCCGCAAGAAGCTCGACGAGCGCGCCTTCCTGCTGCGACATCGCGCGTTCCTGGACTCCCTCGCGCGGGGACCCGAGGCCGGAAGCCCCGCGTAG
- a CDS encoding DUF1684 domain-containing protein: protein MPTDAARTALEVADWRRRVFALYAAVREAEDPEDAHELWRIERDDLMARHPATPLLPADRLMFEGLTIAPYDAAWRYELPIVEAEPGGFEFATGTDGVVPFERLGRVEIPDAGSLDLWRLTTYGGGVFIPLRDRLAGSPGGTYGGGRYLIDTIKGADLGSDAAGRTIVIDFNFAYNPSCAYDPKWACPLAQPGNVLPIAVPVGELYG, encoded by the coding sequence ATGCCCACCGACGCTGCACGCACCGCGCTGGAGGTCGCCGACTGGCGCCGCCGCGTATTCGCCCTCTACGCCGCCGTCCGCGAGGCCGAGGATCCGGAGGATGCCCACGAACTCTGGCGCATCGAGCGCGATGATCTGATGGCGCGGCATCCCGCCACGCCGCTCCTGCCCGCGGACCGCCTGATGTTCGAGGGGCTGACCATCGCGCCGTATGACGCCGCGTGGCGCTACGAGCTGCCGATCGTCGAGGCCGAGCCCGGCGGGTTCGAGTTCGCGACGGGCACTGACGGTGTGGTGCCGTTCGAGCGGCTCGGGAGGGTGGAGATTCCGGATGCCGGGAGCCTCGACCTCTGGCGGCTGACGACGTACGGCGGCGGGGTCTTCATCCCCCTCCGCGACAGGCTCGCCGGCTCGCCGGGCGGAACGTATGGCGGCGGACGCTACTTGATCGACACGATCAAGGGTGCGGATCTGGGATCGGATGCCGCGGGCCGCACGATCGTGATCGATTTCAACTTCGCGTACAACCCGTCCTGCGCGTACGACCCGAAGTGGGCGTGCCCGCTCGCCCAGCCGGGCAACGTGCTGCCGATCGCGGTTCCGGTCGGCGAGCTGTACGGCTGA
- the pgi gene encoding glucose-6-phosphate isomerase has translation MSAPIDPTSTTAWAELDALRSALQPDLRGWFADDPQRVDRFTKQLVDLHVDLSKNLVDDEILAALVRLAEQTGVAERYARMLAGDHINTTEDRAVLHTALRRPVGISPELVVDGQHIDTDVHGVLDALSAFADKVRSGDWRGVSGKRVTHVVNIGIGGSDLGPVMIFEALKPYADAGIEARFVSNIDPTDIAQKTADLDPETTLFIVASKTFTTLETLTNARLARDWLWAGLIAAGAIEDADAAKTDAVAHHFVAVSTALDKVAAFGIDPANAFGFWDWVGGRYSVDSAIGLSLAIALGPDVFDELLAGFHAVDEHVRTTPLAENVPVLMGLFNVWYNNFLGAQSHAVLPYAQQLHRFPAYLQQLTMESNGKSVRWDGTPVTTDTGEVFWGEPGTNGQHAFYQLIHQGTRLIPADFIAFANPAYPLSDDGRDVHGLFLANFLAQTKALAFGKTAEEVEAEGTTGALVAARTFSGNRPTTSIFAPALTPSVLGQLIALYEHITFTQGTIWGINSFDQWGVELGKQLALRIAPAIEGDADAVATQDASTRALLEYYAQHRTR, from the coding sequence ATGAGCGCTCCGATCGATCCGACATCCACCACTGCCTGGGCCGAGCTCGACGCCCTCCGTTCAGCACTGCAACCAGACCTGCGCGGCTGGTTCGCCGACGATCCTCAGCGGGTCGACCGCTTCACGAAGCAGCTCGTCGACCTGCACGTCGACCTTTCCAAGAACCTCGTCGACGACGAGATCCTGGCGGCGCTGGTGCGCCTGGCCGAGCAGACCGGCGTTGCCGAGCGTTACGCGCGCATGCTCGCCGGCGATCACATCAACACCACTGAGGATCGCGCCGTCCTGCACACCGCGCTGCGCCGCCCGGTGGGCATCTCCCCTGAACTCGTGGTCGACGGTCAGCACATCGACACCGACGTCCACGGCGTGCTCGATGCCCTCTCCGCGTTCGCGGACAAGGTCCGCTCGGGCGACTGGCGCGGCGTGAGCGGCAAGCGCGTCACCCACGTCGTCAACATCGGTATCGGAGGGTCGGATCTCGGACCCGTCATGATCTTCGAAGCGCTCAAGCCCTACGCCGATGCCGGCATCGAGGCGCGGTTCGTCTCCAACATCGACCCGACCGACATCGCGCAGAAGACCGCCGACCTCGACCCGGAGACGACGCTGTTCATCGTCGCATCCAAGACCTTCACGACCCTCGAGACCCTCACCAACGCACGCCTCGCGCGGGACTGGCTGTGGGCGGGGCTGATCGCGGCGGGCGCGATCGAGGACGCCGACGCGGCGAAGACGGATGCCGTCGCCCACCACTTCGTCGCCGTCTCGACGGCCCTCGACAAGGTCGCCGCGTTCGGCATCGATCCCGCGAACGCGTTCGGCTTCTGGGACTGGGTCGGCGGCCGCTACTCGGTCGATTCCGCGATCGGCCTGTCCCTGGCGATCGCGCTGGGTCCCGACGTCTTCGATGAATTGCTCGCGGGCTTCCACGCCGTCGACGAACACGTGCGCACCACTCCGCTCGCCGAGAACGTCCCGGTGCTGATGGGCCTCTTCAACGTCTGGTACAACAACTTCCTCGGCGCCCAGTCGCACGCAGTGCTCCCCTACGCGCAGCAGCTGCACCGCTTCCCCGCCTACCTCCAGCAGCTCACGATGGAATCCAACGGCAAGTCGGTGCGCTGGGACGGCACGCCCGTCACCACCGACACCGGCGAGGTGTTCTGGGGCGAGCCCGGCACGAACGGGCAGCACGCGTTCTACCAGCTCATCCACCAGGGCACGCGGCTCATCCCGGCCGACTTCATCGCGTTCGCGAACCCCGCGTACCCGCTGAGCGACGACGGCCGCGACGTGCACGGGCTGTTCCTGGCGAACTTCCTCGCCCAGACCAAGGCGCTCGCCTTCGGGAAGACCGCCGAGGAGGTCGAGGCCGAGGGAACGACCGGCGCGCTCGTCGCGGCCCGCACGTTCTCGGGCAACCGCCCGACGACGTCGATCTTCGCGCCCGCGCTCACCCCGTCGGTCCTGGGTCAGCTCATCGCGCTCTACGAGCACATCACCTTCACGCAGGGGACGATCTGGGGCATCAACTCGTTCGATCAGTGGGGCGTCGAGCTGGGAAAGCAGCTCGCGCTGCGGATCGCGCCGGCCATCGAGGGCGATGCGGATGCGGTGGCGACCCAGGATGCCTCGACCCGCGCGCTCCTGGAGTACTACGCGCAACACCGCACGCGCTGA
- a CDS encoding aldo/keto reductase, with amino-acid sequence MIDLTLNNGISLPAIGLGVFQSDPEETAAAVEAALRTGYRHIDTAAAYGNERQVGEGLRRSGVDRDDVFLETKVWVTDYGYDQTLHAFEKATGKLGVETLDLLILHQPIPTRFEDTIAAYKALETLLADGNVRAIGVSNFMPHHLDRLLAETEIVPAVNQVELHPYFTQPDVQSADTAHGILTQAWSPIGGITFYPGPWGDERRSVMQDATIAEIAGTHGKSPAQVMLRWGIQEGRSVIPKSTNPTRIAENFDVFDFELTGEQIARIDALDTGVRGGPDPDQPSDAYFAREIPEA; translated from the coding sequence ATGATCGATCTCACGCTGAACAACGGCATCAGCCTCCCCGCCATCGGGCTCGGCGTCTTCCAAAGCGACCCCGAAGAGACCGCCGCCGCCGTGGAGGCGGCCCTCCGCACGGGGTACCGGCACATCGACACCGCAGCCGCGTACGGCAATGAACGCCAAGTCGGTGAAGGGCTGCGCCGCTCGGGCGTGGACCGGGACGACGTGTTCCTCGAGACCAAGGTGTGGGTCACCGACTACGGGTACGACCAGACCCTCCACGCGTTCGAGAAGGCGACCGGCAAGCTCGGCGTCGAGACCCTCGACCTGCTGATCCTGCACCAGCCGATCCCCACCCGGTTCGAAGACACGATCGCCGCGTACAAGGCGCTGGAAACGCTCCTCGCCGACGGAAACGTGCGGGCCATCGGGGTCAGCAACTTCATGCCCCACCACCTGGACCGGCTGCTCGCCGAGACGGAGATCGTGCCGGCGGTGAATCAGGTGGAGCTGCACCCGTACTTCACGCAGCCCGACGTGCAAAGCGCAGACACCGCGCACGGCATCCTCACCCAGGCATGGTCACCGATCGGTGGGATCACCTTCTACCCCGGCCCGTGGGGCGACGAGCGTCGGAGCGTCATGCAGGACGCCACGATCGCCGAGATCGCCGGCACGCACGGGAAGAGCCCCGCCCAGGTCATGTTGCGCTGGGGCATCCAGGAAGGCCGGTCGGTGATCCCCAAATCCACCAACCCGACCCGCATCGCCGAGAACTTCGACGTGTTCGACTTCGAGCTCACGGGCGAACAGATCGCCCGGATTGACGCGCTCGACACCGGCGTCCGCGGCGGCCCGGACCCCGACCAGCCCAGCGACGCGTACTTCGCGCGCGAGATCCCCGAAGCGTGA
- a CDS encoding MFS transporter gives MTSTSGAIRTAPRHSTPLHKCAILTIILVSYFMILLDNSVIFTALPSLQADLQLTGTELAWVQNAYTLVFGGLLLLGARAGDILGRKPVFIFGLIVFSVASLLIALSPAGWWLITARAIQGIGAAIVAPSALSLITATFQGAERSRAVAWYSATAGIGASLGLVVGGAMASWFSWRAGFFINVPIGLAMLILAPRFLPRTPALPGRFDITGAITSTLGVGSLVFAILNAAENGWASPATVIGFISAAGILTVFIVAESRAAQPIMPLRLFASRLRTGAYLTRLLYLGAMIGFFFFTSQYLQEALGFTPLQAGLAFLPMTLVNFAVAIAIPRLTARFGNTIPLIVGVALTLAGMFWLSHIGPDSTYLTAVALPMLLIGAGQGLAFAPMTTFGITGATATDAGAASGVVNTFHQVGSSLGLGILVAVAGAAASGSTGNVAVTVTTEAGAALTAGSIFLVVSLVIVLALIAPASAALRHTHATTTGAGATSRSTPAGPVR, from the coding sequence ATGACCTCGACCTCCGGTGCGATCCGCACCGCACCGCGACACAGCACCCCGCTCCATAAGTGCGCGATCTTGACGATCATCCTCGTCAGCTACTTCATGATCCTGCTCGACAACTCCGTGATCTTCACCGCGCTCCCCAGTCTGCAAGCAGACCTGCAACTGACCGGCACGGAACTCGCCTGGGTGCAGAACGCCTACACCCTCGTCTTCGGAGGCCTGCTGCTCCTCGGTGCCCGCGCCGGCGACATCCTCGGCCGCAAACCCGTGTTCATCTTCGGCCTCATCGTCTTCTCCGTCGCGTCACTGCTGATCGCGCTGTCCCCGGCAGGGTGGTGGCTGATCACCGCCCGCGCCATCCAGGGGATCGGCGCTGCGATCGTCGCCCCATCCGCCCTCTCGCTGATCACCGCGACCTTCCAGGGCGCGGAACGGTCCCGTGCGGTCGCGTGGTACTCCGCGACCGCCGGTATCGGTGCCAGCCTCGGCCTGGTCGTCGGCGGTGCGATGGCCTCCTGGTTCTCCTGGCGTGCCGGATTCTTCATCAACGTCCCCATCGGGCTGGCGATGCTGATCCTCGCGCCCCGTTTCCTGCCCCGCACCCCGGCCCTCCCCGGCCGGTTCGACATCACCGGAGCCATCACCTCCACGCTCGGCGTCGGATCCTTGGTGTTCGCGATCCTGAACGCGGCCGAGAACGGCTGGGCGAGCCCCGCCACCGTCATCGGGTTCATCTCCGCTGCCGGCATCTTGACGGTGTTCATCGTCGCCGAGTCGCGCGCGGCGCAGCCGATCATGCCGTTGCGTCTGTTCGCCAGCCGCCTCCGCACCGGCGCCTACCTCACCCGGCTGCTGTATCTCGGCGCGATGATCGGATTCTTCTTCTTCACCAGCCAGTACCTGCAGGAGGCGCTCGGCTTCACACCCTTGCAAGCCGGGCTCGCATTCCTGCCGATGACACTGGTCAACTTCGCCGTCGCGATCGCGATCCCTCGCCTCACGGCCCGATTCGGCAACACCATCCCCCTCATCGTCGGTGTGGCGCTCACCCTCGCCGGGATGTTCTGGCTCAGCCACATCGGACCGGACAGCACCTACCTCACCGCCGTCGCCCTCCCCATGCTGCTGATCGGCGCAGGCCAGGGACTCGCGTTCGCGCCGATGACCACCTTCGGCATCACCGGGGCCACCGCGACCGATGCCGGCGCCGCGTCCGGCGTCGTGAACACGTTCCACCAGGTCGGCTCATCCCTCGGCCTCGGCATCCTCGTCGCCGTCGCAGGTGCCGCGGCCTCGGGAAGCACAGGGAATGTCGCGGTCACCGTCACCACGGAGGCCGGCGCTGCACTCACCGCTGGAAGCATCTTCCTGGTCGTGAGCCTGGTGATCGTCCTTGCCCTCATCGCTCCCGCATCCGCGGCACTCCGCCACACCCACGCCACCACCACGGGCGCGGGAGCCACCTCGCGTTCTACGCCGGCTGGCCCCGTCCGATGA
- a CDS encoding zinc-binding dehydrogenase has protein sequence MLATFMYGAGDVRVETVSDPTIKNPTDAIVRTVRSCICGSDLHPYHSMDASSEGSPMGHELIAVVEEVGADVTTVKPGDFVIAPFAFQDNTCVFCREGLQTSCIHGGWYGSAETGGLQADLARIPLADGSLVKVPDLNPATADDGMLASLLTLSDVYLTGYHAAHMGQVQPGKTVTVIGDGAVGLSAVLAAKQLGAERIILMGRHTARTDLGVEFGATDVVAERGDDGIAKVMDLTGGEGSHIVLEAVGHMPAYEQAYGIVRPGGIISRVGVPQYEDAPVGFGSLFGKNARLAGGPAPVRAYIEAAIPRVLSGQINPGRVFDRTISLAEVPAGYQAMDDRTALKVMVTP, from the coding sequence ATGCTTGCGACTTTCATGTACGGCGCCGGGGACGTGCGCGTCGAGACCGTGTCCGATCCGACCATCAAGAACCCGACCGACGCGATCGTCCGCACCGTGCGGTCCTGCATCTGCGGTTCCGACCTGCACCCGTATCACTCGATGGATGCGTCCAGCGAGGGCAGCCCGATGGGCCACGAGCTCATCGCCGTTGTCGAGGAGGTCGGCGCCGACGTGACGACGGTCAAGCCCGGCGATTTCGTCATCGCGCCGTTCGCGTTCCAGGACAACACCTGCGTGTTCTGCCGAGAAGGGCTCCAGACCTCCTGCATTCATGGTGGCTGGTACGGCTCCGCCGAGACCGGTGGGCTGCAGGCTGATCTTGCCCGGATCCCGCTCGCTGACGGCAGCCTCGTGAAGGTTCCCGATCTGAACCCGGCCACGGCCGATGACGGCATGCTCGCGTCGCTGCTGACCCTGTCGGACGTGTACCTCACCGGGTATCACGCCGCCCACATGGGGCAGGTGCAGCCCGGCAAGACCGTCACGGTGATCGGTGACGGCGCGGTCGGTCTGTCCGCCGTGCTCGCCGCGAAGCAGCTCGGCGCGGAGCGGATCATCCTGATGGGCCGCCATACCGCCCGCACCGACCTGGGTGTGGAGTTCGGCGCGACCGACGTCGTTGCCGAGCGCGGCGACGACGGTATCGCGAAGGTCATGGATCTCACCGGCGGGGAGGGTTCGCACATCGTGCTCGAAGCCGTGGGGCACATGCCTGCGTATGAGCAGGCATACGGGATCGTCCGTCCCGGCGGGATCATCTCCCGCGTGGGCGTCCCCCAGTACGAAGACGCCCCGGTCGGGTTCGGTTCGCTGTTCGGGAAGAACGCCCGCCTCGCGGGTGGCCCGGCACCCGTCCGCGCGTACATCGAAGCGGCGATCCCTCGGGTGCTGTCCGGTCAGATCAACCCTGGACGGGTGTTCGACCGTACGATCTCGCTCGCCGAGGTGCCGGCAGGTTACCAGGCAATGGATGACCGCACAGCCCTCAAGGTGATGGTCACCCCGTAG
- a CDS encoding helix-turn-helix transcriptional regulator, which yields MDHRGEVREFLSTRRDRITPDRAGLPAYGGNRRVPGLRREEVALLSGVSVDYYTRLERGDLSGASDSVLDSLARALQLDDAETAHLFDLARTANASPAAKKPRRRADGLRPSILRLLDAITDAPAMIRNNYFDYVAANQLGRALYSPVFAEPAPNSARFAFLNPVAPDFYVDWDKNTQELVATMRGEAGRNPYDKRLTDLVGELSTRSERFRTLWAAHNVRYHRSGVKRLRHPVVGDLELTYEAFELPADPGLTLSTYTAEPGSASADALRVLASWAATTPPPAPTPQANIDAEAGRTE from the coding sequence ATGGATCACCGAGGCGAAGTGCGCGAATTCCTCTCCACGCGTAGAGACCGCATCACTCCCGACCGGGCAGGACTGCCCGCCTACGGCGGCAACCGGCGCGTCCCCGGGCTGCGCCGAGAAGAGGTCGCTCTCCTCTCCGGAGTCAGCGTCGACTACTACACCCGCCTCGAGCGTGGCGACCTCTCCGGCGCATCCGACAGCGTTCTGGACTCCCTCGCCCGCGCTCTGCAGCTCGACGACGCCGAAACAGCACACCTGTTCGACCTCGCCCGCACCGCCAACGCATCACCGGCAGCCAAGAAGCCCCGCAGACGCGCAGACGGTCTGCGTCCCAGCATCCTGCGGCTCCTGGACGCGATCACCGACGCTCCCGCGATGATCCGCAACAACTATTTCGACTACGTCGCCGCCAACCAGCTCGGCCGCGCGCTCTACTCACCCGTCTTCGCCGAACCCGCCCCCAACAGTGCTCGCTTCGCGTTCCTCAACCCGGTCGCGCCGGACTTCTACGTCGACTGGGACAAGAACACCCAAGAGCTCGTCGCGACCATGCGCGGCGAAGCCGGTCGAAACCCCTACGACAAGCGCCTCACCGACCTCGTCGGCGAACTGTCCACCCGATCAGAGCGATTCCGCACCCTCTGGGCGGCGCACAACGTCCGCTACCACCGCAGCGGCGTGAAACGGCTCCGGCATCCTGTCGTAGGCGACCTCGAGCTCACCTACGAAGCCTTTGAACTCCCCGCCGATCCTGGGCTGACACTGTCCACCTACACCGCCGAACCCGGCTCCGCGTCCGCCGATGCACTGCGGGTCCTGGCCAGCTGGGCGGCCACGACACCTCCGCCCGCGCCGACACCGCAGGCGAACATCGACGCTGAAGCAGGGAGAACCGAATGA
- a CDS encoding cupin domain-containing protein has product MIIEAAAETVKNPPEQFTGDVWVDVIAAPHQPDQRMTVATVRFAPGARTAWHSHARGQYLRVTQGIARFAMLEAGDDPATTTTWREHVTDDDYAGTTVDEREESR; this is encoded by the coding sequence ATGATCATCGAAGCCGCTGCAGAGACCGTGAAAAACCCGCCTGAGCAGTTCACCGGCGATGTCTGGGTCGACGTGATCGCCGCACCGCACCAGCCCGACCAACGGATGACCGTCGCCACGGTCCGATTCGCGCCGGGCGCCCGCACAGCCTGGCACTCCCACGCCCGCGGCCAGTACCTCCGCGTCACGCAGGGGATCGCCCGATTCGCCATGCTCGAGGCCGGGGACGACCCCGCCACCACCACGACCTGGAGAGAACATGTCACCGACGACGACTACGCCGGAACGACTGTCGACGAGCGTGAGGAAAGCCGTTGA
- a CDS encoding DUF2255 family protein: MIAWTPDELRQLKRAGEVRVAGRRADGTSRTPVIVWHVVVDGNLYLRSVKGPEGQWYKGVARYFEGFLAWGDQTRPVTYTLDPTHDAAIDAAYAAKYGTGSATRAITNAVSKQTTLRVDPREVNGPPLDRLGNSRASTTDNAGHG, from the coding sequence TTGATCGCGTGGACGCCGGATGAACTCCGCCAACTGAAGCGTGCCGGTGAGGTCCGCGTCGCAGGACGCCGTGCAGACGGCACCTCACGCACACCCGTCATCGTCTGGCATGTCGTCGTCGACGGGAACCTCTACCTACGATCCGTCAAAGGACCCGAAGGCCAGTGGTACAAAGGCGTTGCACGCTACTTCGAGGGATTCCTCGCCTGGGGTGACCAGACCCGACCAGTCACCTACACCCTCGACCCCACACACGACGCGGCGATCGACGCCGCATACGCGGCAAAGTACGGCACCGGGTCTGCCACCCGCGCGATAACGAATGCGGTCTCGAAGCAGACCACTCTGCGAGTCGACCCGCGTGAGGTCAACGGGCCGCCGCTCGATCGGCTTGGGAATTCTCGCGCTTCGACTACTGACAATGCTGGGCACGGGTAG
- a CDS encoding CHAD domain-containing protein — protein sequence MQENSSSAARTSPLVQAMDQLACRFEETDRELVSVRADGVHRHRTVVRRIRSLLAAYGRLLEVPGSTALPGELQAWATSLGVARDAEVRAEQLAEALSRDGGEATSAARALVESRRASSDAASRRLREVHDLERTTRMRALLDEFVLALRAEEEADAPPRSIRKRISSEAERTVKRAAGVDGSLGSYHRLRKAARRLRHAVEAVTDDPPGLFGARIRRLGRRAHRIQRLLGDHRDAVLLADELEREAGLAQHREQDATDLEAAAERARANATEILAGLERACRRLAQAARDLD from the coding sequence ATGCAGGAGAACTCCTCATCGGCCGCACGCACCAGTCCACTCGTCCAGGCGATGGACCAACTGGCCTGCCGTTTCGAAGAGACCGACCGGGAGCTGGTCTCCGTTCGCGCTGACGGCGTCCACCGCCACCGGACGGTCGTCCGCCGCATCCGCAGCCTTCTTGCGGCGTATGGTCGGCTTCTCGAGGTCCCCGGCAGCACGGCGCTGCCGGGCGAGCTTCAAGCGTGGGCGACGTCGCTCGGTGTCGCTCGCGACGCCGAGGTGCGTGCCGAGCAGCTCGCAGAGGCACTCTCCCGTGACGGCGGCGAGGCCACTTCGGCGGCTCGAGCGCTGGTCGAGTCGCGGCGGGCGAGTTCGGATGCCGCATCGCGCCGACTCCGCGAGGTCCATGACCTCGAGCGGACGACGCGGATGCGAGCGCTGCTGGACGAGTTCGTCCTCGCACTGCGGGCGGAGGAGGAGGCGGATGCCCCACCCCGCAGCATCCGCAAGAGGATCAGCAGCGAAGCCGAGCGCACGGTGAAACGCGCCGCGGGGGTGGACGGGTCCCTTGGGTCGTATCACCGGTTGCGCAAGGCCGCCCGGCGCCTTCGTCATGCGGTCGAGGCCGTCACCGATGACCCGCCGGGTCTGTTCGGCGCACGCATCCGCCGCCTCGGGCGTCGCGCGCACCGGATCCAACGCCTCCTCGGCGATCATCGCGATGCCGTGCTGCTGGCCGACGAGCTGGAACGCGAAGCCGGTCTCGCGCAGCACCGCGAGCAGGACGCCACCGACCTGGAGGCGGCCGCAGAGCGGGCGCGGGCGAACGCGACCGAGATCCTCGCGGGCCTGGAGCGGGCGTGCCGGAGGCTTGCGCAGGCCGCCCGCGACCTGGACTGA